A stretch of the Deinococcus sp. Leaf326 genome encodes the following:
- a CDS encoding SPOR domain-containing protein, with translation MTRLKTRSGGPRRWPDVMIGVLVLALLGGFGALLIDQRRPVAQAPVTTEPSTTVVIPASPGTVSELPTPQTTAPTTPVQTAPAQTTPAQTATDQASGTQTTPAQTTPTAQSGQGQPAQTQSTQTPTAQTPAQSGAATEQSTQPQTPQTSAAQQGQTTGTGAGTATTAPQTTDNGTAAATEIPPVPTTPPVGPLTTLPLPENAQPVQPPVTAEPAQPQTAATPAAPRAGGAVAASAARTPLRSDYRISLGSFATERTVRSQTAGVSGLGYTVYPINIGDGYVAQVGPFADEATARQALADIQRASPGALLYRPRERAAQTEADRVSTPATTESPSSTSAAPETSAETAPSQDAATPAAQAPAPSGPRYLQVGAFDREESAQRLVGMLRDAGFAPTVSAPPEGKVTVLVGPYSGDALLRAEGRLDTAGMDHFRVR, from the coding sequence ATGACCAGACTCAAAACCCGTTCGGGTGGCCCGCGCCGCTGGCCTGACGTAATGATCGGTGTACTCGTTCTCGCACTGCTGGGCGGATTCGGCGCCCTGCTCATCGATCAGCGGCGCCCGGTGGCCCAGGCGCCGGTGACGACCGAGCCGTCCACCACCGTCGTGATTCCCGCTTCGCCCGGGACCGTGTCCGAGCTGCCCACGCCCCAGACGACCGCGCCGACGACTCCAGTACAGACGGCCCCGGCCCAGACAACCCCCGCACAGACTGCGACGGATCAGGCGAGCGGAACTCAGACGACTCCAGCGCAGACGACCCCCACCGCCCAGAGCGGCCAGGGACAGCCGGCCCAGACCCAGAGCACCCAGACGCCGACTGCTCAGACGCCGGCTCAGAGCGGTGCGGCGACGGAGCAGTCGACCCAGCCCCAGACTCCTCAGACCTCTGCGGCCCAGCAGGGTCAGACGACCGGGACCGGGGCAGGTACGGCGACCACGGCCCCCCAGACGACTGATAACGGAACGGCCGCCGCCACCGAGATCCCTCCGGTGCCGACGACGCCGCCCGTGGGCCCGCTGACCACCCTGCCCCTCCCTGAGAATGCCCAGCCCGTGCAGCCCCCCGTGACTGCCGAGCCCGCGCAGCCCCAGACGGCGGCGACCCCTGCTGCGCCACGCGCGGGCGGCGCCGTGGCCGCCAGCGCCGCCCGCACGCCGCTGCGCAGCGACTACCGCATCAGCCTGGGCAGCTTCGCCACCGAGCGCACCGTGCGTAGCCAGACGGCTGGGGTATCGGGCCTGGGCTACACGGTGTATCCCATCAATATCGGGGACGGGTACGTGGCCCAGGTCGGCCCCTTTGCCGACGAGGCGACGGCGCGTCAGGCCCTGGCCGACATTCAGCGGGCGTCGCCCGGCGCGCTCCTCTACCGCCCCCGCGAGCGCGCCGCCCAGACCGAGGCCGACCGCGTGAGTACCCCGGCGACGACTGAGAGTCCCTCCTCCACGTCAGCGGCCCCGGAGACGTCGGCTGAGACGGCGCCCAGCCAGGATGCCGCCACGCCCGCCGCGCAGGCTCCGGCGCCCAGCGGCCCGCGTTACCTCCAGGTCGGAGCGTTCGACCGCGAGGAGAGCGCGCAGCGTCTCGTGGGGATGTTGCGGGACGCCGGGTTCGCGCCCACCGTCAGCGCTCCGCCCGAGGGTAAGGTAACGGTGCTCGTCGGGCCGTACAGCGGCGACGCCCTTCTGCGCGCCGAGGGTCGCCTCGATACCGCAGGGATGGACCACTTCCGTGTACGTTAA
- a CDS encoding polysaccharide deacetylase family protein produces MIPIPRLPFPVSRLWAGAAGLGLLGVLTAEVLGRGAGWGALGTGDRRVPQVALTFDDGPSPHTPELLAVLARYGAQATFFVTESAVRTYPDHLRAIQDAGHQTEAHGRWHRPALLLPPWQEWAQIAWRPPGGGRLYRPPYGGHSPFTRLLAAVLGRQIALWDAESRDWTAPDWTPSAGPQAPEALARRTLEQVQAGSVVLLHDGPAVTSALLAHLLAGLDERGLRAVRADALPLRRISLSAGLRRLRRSYGG; encoded by the coding sequence ATGATCCCGATCCCGCGCCTTCCCTTTCCTGTTTCTCGCCTCTGGGCGGGCGCGGCCGGTCTGGGCCTGCTGGGCGTCTTGACCGCCGAGGTCCTGGGCCGCGGCGCAGGCTGGGGTGCCCTGGGCACCGGTGACCGCCGCGTGCCCCAGGTCGCCCTGACCTTCGACGACGGGCCGTCCCCACACACCCCCGAGCTGCTGGCGGTGCTGGCCCGGTACGGCGCGCAGGCGACCTTTTTCGTCACCGAATCGGCAGTGCGGACTTACCCGGACCATCTGCGAGCCATCCAGGACGCCGGACATCAGACCGAGGCCCACGGGCGCTGGCACCGCCCGGCCCTGTTGCTGCCTCCCTGGCAGGAGTGGGCACAGATCGCGTGGCGCCCCCCCGGCGGCGGCCGGCTGTACCGCCCGCCCTACGGGGGCCACAGTCCCTTCACCCGGCTTCTGGCGGCGGTGCTGGGGCGGCAGATCGCCCTGTGGGACGCCGAGAGCCGCGACTGGACCGCGCCCGACTGGACCCCGTCTGCCGGCCCACAGGCGCCCGAGGCGCTGGCCCGGCGCACGCTGGAGCAGGTGCAGGCCGGCAGCGTGGTGCTGCTGCACGACGGCCCCGCCGTAACCTCCGCGCTGCTGGCCCACCTGCTCGCCGGCCTGGACGAACGGGGACTGCGGGCCGTCCGTGCGGACGCGCTGCCGCTGCGCCGGATCTCCCTGAGCGCCGGCCTGCGCCGACTGCGCCGCAGCTACGGAGGCTAG
- a CDS encoding glycosyltransferase family 2 protein: MPDFAVVIPARNEAAYLPATLRALERQTFSPAEVIVVDNASRDDTAAIARAWGAQVLSCEVRGVAHARQMGLEATRCAWVATTDADSLPMPEWLSALEAAVPGHTALYGPMRFFGLPRPWPELSGLSYSAFLHVCRVVGRPNLAAANMAYSRAAALMAGGYPVVEAYEDVMLGQALARLGGVGYVPGALVETSPRRLEDGVLPFLWRHVRNVSGHTRGYFDEMRE; the protein is encoded by the coding sequence GTGCCGGATTTTGCGGTCGTTATTCCTGCTCGCAATGAGGCGGCCTATCTTCCGGCTACCCTGCGCGCTCTCGAACGTCAGACCTTCTCGCCCGCCGAAGTGATCGTGGTGGACAACGCCAGCCGTGACGATACGGCCGCCATTGCCCGCGCCTGGGGCGCGCAGGTCCTGAGCTGCGAGGTACGCGGCGTGGCCCACGCCCGTCAGATGGGTCTGGAGGCCACGCGCTGCGCGTGGGTCGCCACGACCGACGCGGACTCGCTGCCCATGCCCGAGTGGCTCAGCGCCCTGGAGGCGGCCGTGCCGGGGCATACCGCCCTGTACGGCCCCATGCGGTTTTTCGGGTTGCCCCGGCCCTGGCCGGAGCTGTCGGGACTGTCGTACAGCGCCTTCCTGCACGTGTGCCGGGTGGTGGGGCGGCCCAATCTGGCGGCGGCCAACATGGCCTACTCGCGCGCCGCCGCCCTGATGGCTGGGGGCTACCCGGTGGTCGAGGCCTACGAGGACGTGATGCTGGGGCAGGCCCTCGCCCGGCTGGGGGGGGTGGGCTATGTCCCGGGCGCCCTGGTCGAGACGAGCCCGCGCCGGCTCGAGGACGGAGTGCTGCCCTTCTTGTGGCGGCACGTGCGCAACGTCAGCGGCCATACACGCGGCTATTTCGATGAAATGAGGGAATGA
- a CDS encoding MFS transporter codes for MTPDTRPESKFGRLNPLRPELTAGVAGAALTLALAEFVRNGLYAAYLTQVIDTRFGLPLAAAASAWTVHLVADTLMRGPAGALINRFGLRWVMFAGAALSLLAVGLLPLAHHLWLLLLLSALHGVGFSVMWPGTMNLTADAAREGYQGRALTFINVAVTPLIGAGVLVYGALAGRGDSVPLTLAIGIQAGATLLSLLIPRRRPMQDTAGAQATPRVPTAQLARQLAPLLPAAFMQTLTLTLLGLWLFRIAPGLGLDYWGLVGLLVVGGAAAFAAMPLTGKVADNGRALLAVTLGYALVGVALAGFVLKPPVAVMYLLGPLAGVGYAFLAPGWAALVTRVLPEAQRPAAWGVLMAVENIGVALGPLLGAFALRHLGATGPFKVSAALALLTSLGYVLFRHAFRERPPEQAGAEPAWETGRQAGHD; via the coding sequence ATGACGCCGGACACGCGGCCGGAGTCGAAATTCGGCCGCCTCAATCCCCTGCGGCCCGAGCTGACCGCCGGCGTCGCGGGCGCCGCCCTGACGCTGGCCCTGGCCGAATTCGTGCGCAACGGCCTGTACGCCGCCTACCTCACGCAGGTCATCGACACCCGGTTCGGGCTGCCGCTGGCTGCCGCCGCGAGTGCGTGGACAGTACACCTCGTCGCCGACACGCTCATGCGCGGCCCGGCCGGCGCGTTGATCAACCGGTTCGGGCTGCGCTGGGTCATGTTCGCGGGCGCGGCCCTGAGCCTGCTGGCAGTCGGGCTGCTGCCGCTGGCCCATCACCTGTGGCTGCTGCTTCTGCTCTCGGCGCTGCACGGCGTGGGGTTTTCAGTGATGTGGCCCGGCACCATGAACCTCACCGCCGACGCCGCCCGCGAGGGCTACCAGGGACGGGCGCTGACGTTCATCAACGTGGCGGTCACGCCGCTGATCGGGGCAGGGGTGCTCGTCTACGGCGCGCTGGCCGGGCGGGGAGACAGCGTGCCGCTGACCCTCGCCATCGGTATCCAGGCGGGAGCCACGCTGCTCTCACTGCTCATTCCCCGGCGCCGGCCCATGCAGGACACGGCCGGCGCACAGGCCACCCCCCGCGTGCCCACCGCGCAGCTGGCCCGGCAGCTCGCGCCACTGCTGCCCGCTGCCTTCATGCAGACCCTGACCCTGACCCTGCTGGGTTTGTGGCTGTTCCGGATTGCGCCGGGGCTGGGGCTGGACTACTGGGGCCTGGTGGGGCTGCTCGTGGTAGGCGGGGCCGCCGCCTTCGCCGCCATGCCCCTGACCGGCAAGGTGGCTGACAACGGCCGGGCGCTGCTGGCCGTCACGCTGGGGTACGCCCTCGTCGGGGTGGCGCTGGCGGGGTTTGTCCTGAAGCCCCCGGTTGCGGTGATGTACCTGCTCGGCCCACTGGCCGGCGTGGGCTACGCCTTTCTGGCCCCCGGCTGGGCCGCGCTCGTGACCCGCGTGCTGCCCGAGGCCCAGCGCCCCGCCGCCTGGGGCGTCCTGATGGCAGTTGAGAACATCGGCGTGGCCCTGGGACCGCTGCTGGGTGCTTTCGCCCTACGCCACCTCGGCGCTACCGGCCCTTTCAAGGTCAGTGCGGCGCTGGCGCTGCTCACCTCGCTGGGCTACGTACTGTTCCGCCACGCCTTCCGCGAGCGGCCACCGGAACAGGCGGGCGCGGAACCGGCCTGGGAGACGGGCCGGCAGGCCGGCCACGACTGA
- a CDS encoding glycosyltransferase family 4 protein, with the protein MKPLRVGLFTDTFLPDQNGIVTSVCLLSDELRARGHHVEVVAPDFPEHLDHRPDVRRVASLRYTFLPTYRLAWPTRKSFERKYDVVHTHTPLTLGLAGARLARKWRVPHVATYHTHLAAYTHYVPGLHMVDQGVGLVRRYSAALYGRADAVITPTAGMLDVLRAVGVQNPVVIPTSIEPRVLEAAPPILSPWPEGTRRLLTVGRLAREKRFDLVLDTLSELPDAHLVVLGEGPERGALEGHAEGLGIRDRVTFVGVRPWTEIGAYYRLAELFVFASDTETQGLVLQEAQLMGVPVVAVGARGTLSGVQSGYSGYLVTPGDVGELTRHARDVLGDAALWTRLSAQAREFGGRTTPGGVAEQVLEVYGRVLGESRDREGDPARFIPSFHRNSRVYGR; encoded by the coding sequence ATGAAGCCTCTGCGTGTCGGCCTCTTCACCGATACCTTCCTGCCGGACCAGAACGGCATCGTGACCAGCGTCTGCCTGCTCAGCGACGAGCTGCGCGCGCGTGGACATCACGTCGAGGTGGTGGCGCCCGACTTCCCGGAGCATCTGGACCACCGACCCGACGTGCGGCGGGTGGCGAGCCTGCGTTACACCTTCTTGCCGACCTACCGTCTGGCGTGGCCCACCCGCAAGAGTTTCGAGCGCAAGTACGACGTCGTCCACACCCACACCCCGCTGACGCTGGGGCTGGCCGGGGCGCGGCTGGCGCGCAAGTGGCGGGTGCCGCACGTGGCGACCTACCACACCCACCTCGCGGCCTACACCCACTACGTGCCGGGTCTGCACATGGTCGACCAGGGCGTCGGTCTAGTCCGGCGCTATTCGGCCGCGCTGTACGGCCGCGCGGACGCCGTGATCACCCCGACCGCCGGGATGCTCGACGTCCTGCGCGCGGTGGGGGTGCAGAACCCGGTGGTCATTCCGACCAGCATCGAGCCGCGCGTGCTGGAGGCGGCTCCGCCCATCCTGAGTCCCTGGCCCGAGGGCACGCGCCGGCTGCTGACGGTGGGCCGGCTGGCCCGCGAGAAACGCTTCGACCTCGTGCTCGATACTCTCTCGGAACTGCCGGACGCCCACCTCGTGGTGCTCGGCGAGGGTCCCGAGCGCGGGGCGCTGGAGGGGCACGCCGAGGGGCTGGGGATCCGGGACCGCGTGACCTTCGTGGGCGTGCGGCCCTGGACCGAGATCGGGGCGTATTACCGGCTGGCCGAGCTGTTCGTGTTCGCCTCCGACACCGAAACGCAGGGGCTGGTATTGCAAGAGGCGCAGCTCATGGGCGTGCCGGTCGTGGCGGTCGGCGCGCGCGGCACCCTGAGCGGTGTGCAGAGCGGCTACAGCGGCTACCTGGTCACGCCCGGCGACGTGGGCGAACTGACCCGCCATGCCCGCGACGTCCTGGGCGACGCCGCACTGTGGACACGGCTCTCGGCGCAGGCGCGCGAGTTCGGCGGCCGCACCACGCCCGGCGGCGTGGCCGAACAGGTGCTGGAGGTCTACGGACGCGTACTCGGCGAGAGCCGCGACCGGGAGGGAGATCCGGCGAGGTTCATTCCCTCATTTCATCGAAATAGCCGCGTGTATGGCCGCTGA
- a CDS encoding tetratricopeptide repeat protein, with the protein MQPVSRTSVRLAALLSVALACGAASAQSLVETTTSIGIQNTLNSSTLPGILTVPAVPQSPQAQTTPAAAAQAQPAQAPAQTAPGGTPVPVVTVTPLSAAQQTALTAAQADFSAGRYAQARAGFEALVAQNYSSPAPHFGLALTLLAQKDEKGATFEFTQFQVLSPGSYEGPYNLGVLASRAGRYDDALKFYQDAAVLARTAGNPVAQGQALEAVASEQTRRADFASLTTTLTDLAALQPQNGDVQFRLAQARTLAGQGVAALPGLYALLQREPARADAASLLADIYVAQGLPERALRELSAAVGRVGDGTARSGLLLQQASILASTGDLRGAIFAARDARTADTRNVAAYVREGQLRLQNKDRAGALSAYQSAARLAPKDAAVRTSLAALRLDLGQTAQATQDAALALTLSPDTATRARAQFVQGVGLYRQGQYARARTLLASSAAAAASAETSLWLGLSSYALKDYKGAVTALQASVQASPSAEARRNLVSALLADARYTEAEAVARGLVTDSPKDAEAWYLLGLSQRSQRRDGEARQSLRTAANLGNVRAREALK; encoded by the coding sequence ATGCAACCCGTTTCCAGAACTTCTGTCCGCCTCGCCGCGCTGCTGAGCGTGGCCCTCGCCTGCGGCGCGGCCTCGGCCCAGTCCCTCGTCGAGACGACCACCTCCATCGGTATCCAGAACACCCTGAACAGCTCGACCCTACCCGGAATCCTGACGGTTCCGGCGGTGCCCCAGTCGCCCCAGGCCCAGACCACACCGGCCGCGGCGGCGCAGGCCCAGCCGGCTCAGGCTCCGGCACAGACCGCGCCCGGTGGTACGCCAGTCCCCGTGGTCACCGTCACGCCCCTCAGCGCCGCGCAGCAGACCGCCCTGACGGCCGCGCAGGCCGACTTCTCGGCTGGGCGCTACGCCCAGGCCCGCGCGGGCTTCGAGGCGCTCGTGGCGCAGAACTACAGCAGCCCCGCGCCGCACTTCGGCCTCGCGCTGACCTTGCTGGCGCAAAAAGACGAGAAGGGGGCGACCTTCGAGTTCACGCAGTTTCAGGTGCTCTCGCCTGGCAGCTACGAGGGGCCGTACAACCTCGGCGTGCTTGCCAGCCGCGCGGGCCGCTACGACGACGCGCTGAAGTTCTACCAGGACGCCGCCGTATTGGCCCGTACCGCCGGAAACCCGGTGGCGCAGGGACAGGCGCTTGAGGCGGTCGCCAGTGAGCAGACCCGCCGCGCCGACTTCGCGTCCCTGACCACCACCCTGACCGACCTCGCGGCGCTGCAACCCCAGAACGGCGACGTGCAGTTCCGGCTGGCACAGGCGCGCACGCTGGCAGGTCAGGGGGTCGCGGCGCTGCCGGGCCTGTACGCCCTGTTACAGCGCGAACCGGCCCGTGCGGACGCGGCCTCGCTGCTGGCCGACATCTACGTGGCGCAGGGCCTGCCCGAGCGCGCCCTGCGCGAACTGAGCGCCGCCGTGGGCCGGGTAGGGGACGGAACCGCCCGGTCCGGCCTCCTGCTGCAACAGGCCAGCATCCTGGCCAGTACGGGCGACCTGCGCGGGGCCATCTTCGCGGCCCGCGACGCCCGCACCGCCGACACCCGGAACGTTGCCGCCTATGTGCGCGAAGGCCAGTTGCGTCTCCAGAACAAGGACCGTGCCGGAGCGCTCAGCGCCTACCAGAGCGCGGCGCGGCTCGCCCCGAAGGACGCGGCCGTGCGCACCAGCCTCGCCGCGCTGCGTCTGGACCTGGGTCAGACGGCGCAGGCCACACAGGACGCCGCGCTGGCGCTGACTCTCAGTCCCGACACGGCCACGCGCGCCCGCGCGCAGTTCGTGCAGGGTGTGGGACTGTACCGCCAGGGCCAGTACGCCCGCGCCCGGACCCTGCTGGCTTCGAGCGCCGCCGCCGCGGCCAGCGCCGAGACCTCGCTGTGGCTGGGCCTGAGCAGCTACGCCCTGAAGGACTACAAGGGCGCCGTCACGGCCCTTCAGGCCAGCGTGCAGGCTTCTCCCAGCGCCGAGGCGCGGCGCAACCTCGTCTCGGCGCTGCTGGCCGATGCCCGCTACACCGAGGCCGAGGCTGTGGCGCGCGGTCTGGTCACCGACAGTCCCAAGGACGCCGAAGCGTGGTATCTGCTCGGGCTTTCTCAGCGTTCTCAGCGCCGTGACGGGGAGGCACGGCAGTCCCTGCGGACGGCGGCGAATCTTGGTAATGTCCGGGCCAGGGAGGCCCTGAAATGA
- a CDS encoding hemolysin III family protein gives MRRLLSAPREPVNALTHWGGVAGALLVLGPLLGWASARGLALWPFVVFGGSMALLYGASASYHSFRPGERGMLWLRKFDHASIFLLIAGTYTPMVYFGLSGGWRVGVLGLVWGVALAGMALKLLTMRLPRWVSTALYLALGWLSLALLPAFVRTLPAGAVVWLAVGGVLYTAGAVVYGTKRWNPKPGFFGFHEIWHLFVLGGTAAHVVMMFNLR, from the coding sequence GTGCGCCGCCTGCTGAGCGCCCCCCGCGAGCCGGTCAACGCCCTGACGCACTGGGGCGGGGTGGCCGGGGCGCTCCTCGTGCTGGGGCCCCTGCTGGGCTGGGCCTCGGCGCGGGGGTTGGCGCTGTGGCCCTTCGTGGTGTTCGGGGGCAGCATGGCGCTGCTGTACGGTGCCTCAGCCAGCTATCACTCCTTCCGGCCCGGCGAGCGGGGGATGCTCTGGCTGCGCAAGTTCGACCACGCCAGCATCTTCCTGCTCATTGCCGGGACCTATACGCCGATGGTCTATTTCGGGCTCAGCGGCGGCTGGCGGGTGGGGGTGCTGGGGTTGGTGTGGGGTGTGGCTCTCGCGGGAATGGCCCTCAAACTCCTGACCATGCGACTGCCGCGCTGGGTCAGTACCGCGCTGTATCTGGCGCTGGGCTGGCTGTCGCTCGCGTTGCTGCCCGCCTTCGTGCGGACTCTGCCCGCAGGCGCTGTAGTGTGGCTCGCGGTCGGAGGCGTGCTCTATACCGCCGGAGCCGTCGTGTACGGCACCAAACGCTGGAACCCGAAGCCCGGCTTCTTCGGCTTCCACGAGATCTGGCACCTGTTCGTGCTGGGCGGTACGGCTGCGCACGTCGTCATGATGTTCAACCTCCGCTGA
- a CDS encoding redox-sensing transcriptional repressor Rex has product MADIPTAAISRLVTYLRILEALEAQEIDRTSSSDLAERAGVTAFQVRKDLAYFGRFGTRGMGYTVPLLKRELVRVLGLNQTWNVVIVGMGRLGQAIANYPGASDYRFQYVGLFDVAPELMGREVRGLNIRHMDTLHDFVAGQGQARVDMGFVAVPPDRAQDAAQALVDAGVRGILNFAPIVLQPRTSEASGQQEIGDEWRGVIVENVDFLAGMKRLAFYILNPHLRVTDTEENE; this is encoded by the coding sequence ATGGCAGACATTCCGACTGCGGCGATTAGCCGCTTGGTGACCTACCTGCGTATCCTGGAAGCCTTGGAAGCGCAGGAGATCGACCGGACCAGCAGCAGTGACCTCGCGGAGCGCGCGGGTGTCACTGCTTTTCAGGTACGCAAGGACCTCGCCTACTTCGGCCGCTTCGGCACGCGCGGCATGGGCTATACCGTGCCCCTCCTCAAGCGTGAACTCGTGCGGGTGCTGGGGCTTAACCAGACCTGGAACGTGGTGATCGTGGGAATGGGGCGGCTGGGACAGGCCATCGCCAACTATCCCGGGGCCAGCGACTACCGCTTTCAGTACGTCGGCCTGTTCGATGTGGCCCCTGAACTCATGGGCCGTGAGGTCCGGGGCCTGAACATCCGGCACATGGATACGCTGCACGACTTCGTGGCGGGGCAGGGGCAAGCGCGGGTGGACATGGGCTTCGTCGCCGTACCGCCTGACCGTGCCCAGGACGCCGCGCAGGCTCTGGTGGACGCGGGGGTACGTGGCATCCTGAACTTCGCCCCCATCGTTCTCCAGCCCCGCACCTCGGAGGCGAGCGGTCAGCAAGAAATTGGTGACGAGTGGCGTGGTGTGATTGTCGAGAACGTGGACTTTCTGGCCGGGATGAAACGCCTGGCGTTCTACATCCTCAACCCACATCTCAGAGTCACAGACACGGAGGAGAACGAATGA
- the guaB gene encoding IMP dehydrogenase, translating into MTVSSPTMPVPRTDQDQAQQDRYGYKFGQEGITFDDVLLQPRHSQVLPHEVSIETQLTRRVRLNVPFVSAAMDTVTETKMAVAMAREGGIGVIHKNMPVDAQAEMVRKVKRSESGMIVDPITLPPHATVADADRMMGEYRISGVPITDPQGKLLGIITNRDMRFIADQSAPVESVMTRKHLVTVPVGTTLDEAQEIFKRHRIEKLLVTDAEGFLRGLITIKDLSKRIKYPRAAKDALGRLRVAAAIGVSADLMDRAGALVAAGADVLVLDSAHGHSQGILQALTRVKETFDVDVIAGNVATRAGARDLILAGADAVKVGIGPGSICTTRVVTGVGVPQITAIFEASAAAMEAGIPVVADGGIKQTGDVPKAIAAGAGVVMMGSMLAGTDEAPGETILRDGRRYKSYRGMGSLGAMDQGSADRYFQGGSRKFVPEGIEGIVAYKGTAGEVLYQFAGGLRSSMGYCGAPDLQTLRDTAQFVRITGASLIESHPHSVTITKEAPNYGGR; encoded by the coding sequence ATGACCGTCTCCTCCCCGACCATGCCGGTGCCGCGCACCGACCAAGACCAGGCGCAACAGGACCGTTACGGCTACAAGTTCGGCCAGGAAGGCATCACCTTCGACGACGTGCTGCTGCAACCCCGGCACTCGCAGGTACTGCCGCACGAGGTGAGCATCGAGACGCAGCTCACCCGCCGCGTGCGCCTGAACGTTCCGTTCGTCTCGGCCGCGATGGACACCGTCACCGAGACCAAGATGGCCGTGGCGATGGCCCGTGAGGGAGGCATCGGCGTGATTCACAAGAACATGCCGGTCGACGCCCAGGCCGAGATGGTCCGCAAGGTCAAGCGCAGCGAGAGCGGCATGATCGTGGACCCCATCACCCTGCCGCCCCACGCCACGGTGGCCGACGCCGACCGCATGATGGGCGAGTACCGCATCAGTGGGGTGCCGATCACTGATCCCCAGGGCAAGCTGCTGGGCATCATCACCAACCGCGATATGCGCTTCATCGCCGACCAGTCGGCACCGGTGGAGAGCGTAATGACCCGCAAGCACCTCGTGACCGTGCCGGTGGGAACCACACTCGACGAGGCACAGGAGATCTTCAAGCGCCACCGCATCGAGAAGCTGCTCGTGACCGACGCGGAAGGCTTCCTGCGCGGCCTGATCACCATCAAAGACCTGTCCAAGCGCATCAAGTATCCGCGCGCCGCCAAGGACGCCCTGGGCCGCCTGCGCGTGGCCGCGGCCATCGGCGTGTCGGCCGATCTGATGGACCGTGCCGGGGCACTCGTTGCAGCGGGGGCCGACGTGCTCGTGCTCGACTCGGCGCACGGTCACAGCCAGGGCATCCTCCAGGCACTGACGCGGGTCAAAGAGACCTTTGATGTGGACGTGATCGCGGGCAACGTGGCGACGCGGGCGGGCGCGCGTGACCTCATCCTGGCCGGGGCCGACGCCGTGAAGGTGGGCATCGGGCCGGGCAGCATCTGCACGACGCGCGTGGTGACAGGGGTGGGCGTGCCGCAGATCACAGCGATCTTTGAGGCGAGCGCCGCCGCGATGGAGGCGGGTATTCCGGTCGTCGCCGACGGCGGCATCAAGCAGACGGGCGACGTGCCCAAGGCCATCGCGGCGGGCGCGGGCGTGGTCATGATGGGCAGCATGCTGGCCGGCACCGACGAGGCCCCCGGCGAGACCATCCTGCGCGACGGCCGCCGCTACAAGTCCTACCGCGGCATGGGCAGCCTGGGCGCGATGGACCAGGGCAGCGCCGACCGCTACTTCCAGGGAGGCAGCCGCAAGTTCGTGCCCGAGGGGATCGAGGGCATCGTGGCCTACAAGGGCACGGCGGGCGAGGTGCTGTACCAGTTCGCGGGTGGCCTGCGCAGCTCGATGGGCTACTGCGGTGCGCCGGACCTCCAGACCCTGCGCGACACGGCCCAGTTCGTGCGCATCACGGGCGCGAGCCTCATCGAGAGCCACCCGCACAGCGTGACGATCACCAAGGAGGCGCCCAACTACGGCGGGCGCTGA